One window of the Rosa rugosa chromosome 3, drRosRugo1.1, whole genome shotgun sequence genome contains the following:
- the LOC133740308 gene encoding uncharacterized protein LOC133740308 has translation MADEAQYSSGPDSGSNKRKYEEPTTRRVTGFSAPIIASSSPDSVPTSYSSVPPPVDDIQLAKQRAQEIAARLFNNASSGVAAGGGGLESKRPRVDNGGGFDSGDKGFSSIPSDAKPYSAPSSIPVSYGFQGGSKKIDVPNGRVGVIIGKLGETIKYLQAQSGGAKIQVTRDADADLNCPTREVEIMGTPEQIAKAERLINEVLAEAESGGPAIVSRRLTGQAGAETFVMKIPNNKVGLVIGKRGETIKNMQASTAARIQVIPLHLPPGDTSSERTVQIDGTSEQIEAAKQLVNEVISENRVRNPAMAGGYSQQGYQARPPTGWAPSGPPMQQPGYGYGQSGAYSGTTPQYNASQPSYPGYPPQPASGGYPTNWDQSAVAPTQQTSQAGGYDYYSQQPSHQQQNPGGPAAPADNASYNYGQPPISGYNQQGQGYPQDGYGGYQAPPQSGYGQPPAYDQHGYPAANYGNVSNPAPDTHTSSYGSQGESAQAPPVQPAPGGQQAYSATQQPSPNPASYPPQVSTQPGYGMPPTSQTGYGTQPPAQSAYGPGYGAPQAQKPPAQSPTTPGGYGQPPAVHPGYPHSQPPPSGYAQPDSGARAPPSSYGSTAAQAGYGPPSYGAPPSGQPGYGQVPPYNTSYGAAGYTQPPPAYSAEGANGNTRGAYDGAGAGAGAPASQTAQQSGVAKTSPQS, from the exons ATGGCCGACGAAGCACAATACTCCTCCGGGCCCGATTCCGGCAGCAATAAGCGAAAATATGAGGAGCCTACTACCCGCAGGGTCACCGGCTTCTCAGCCCCCATCATCGCCTCCTCATCGCCCGACTCTGTCCCCACGTCCTACAGCAGCGTTCCTCCGCCCGTCGACGACATCCAGCTCGCCAAGCAGCGCGCTCAGGAGATTGCTGCTCGATTGTTCAACAACGCCAGTAGCGGCGTTGCTGCTGGCGGCGGCGGCCTGGAATCTAAGCGCCCTAGAGTTGATAATGGCGGTGGCTTCGATTCCGGTGACAAGGGCTTCAGCTCTATTCCCTCTG ATGCCAAGCCTTACTCAGCTCCATCGTCGATCCCAGTTTCGTATGGGTTCCAAGGAGGGAGCAAAAAGATTGATGTTCCAAATGGCAGGGTTGGTGTTATTATTGGTAAACTGGGTGAGACTATTAAGTATCTTCAGGCTCAGTCTGGAGGAGCCAAGATTCAAGTTACCCGAGATGCAGATGCCGACCTTAATTGCCCAACtagggaggtggagatcatgggaACTCCAGAACAAATTGCAAAAGCTGAGCGTTTGATAAATGAAGTTCTTGCTGAG GCTGAATCAGGCGGTCCTGCCATAGTTTCTCGAAGGTTAACTGGACAAGCTGGAGCTGAAACATTTGTAATGAAAATTCCTAATAACAAG GTTGGTCTTGTAATTGGTAAACGAGGGGAAACTATTAAAAATATGCAAGCTAGTACTGCTGCTCGTATACAG GTGATTCCTTTGCATCTTCCCCCCGGTGATACCTCATCCGAAAGGACAGTACAGATTGATGGAACTAGTGAACAAATTGAAGCTGCCAAACAGTTGGTGAATGAAGTTATTAGTGAG AACCGTGTTAGAAATCCAGCAATGGCTGGAGGATATTCACAGCAGGGTTATCAAGCACGTCCTCCCACTGGCTGGGCTCCTAGTGGTCCTCCAATGCAACAACCAGGTTATGGATATGGACAGTCCGGAGCATATTCTGGCACAACACCTCAGTATAATGCATCTCAGCCTTCTTATCCCGGTTATCCTCCTCAACCGGCATCTGGTGGATATCCCACCAATTGGGATCAGTCAGCTGTTGCACCAACTCAGCAGACCTCCCAGGCAGGTGGTTATGATTACTATTCCCAACAACCCTCACACCAACAGCAAAACCCTGGTGGTCCTGCTGCACCAGCGGATAATGCTAGTTACAATTATGGCCAGCCGCCTATTTCAGGCTATAATCAGCAAGGACAAGGTTATCCTCAAGATGGCTATGGTGGATATCAGGCACCACCTCAATCTGGGTATGGCCAGCCACCTGCATACGATCAACATGGTTATCCTGCAGCCAACTATGGTAATGTGAGCAACCCAGCTCCAGATACCCATACTTCCTCTTATGGATCTCAGGGGGAATCAGCCCAAGCACCTCCTGTGCAGCCTGCTCCAGGGGGCCAGCAAGCATACAGTGCCACTCAACAGCCTAGCCCGAACCCCGCAAGTTATCCGCCCCAAGTGTCTACTCAGCCAGGTTATGGAATGCCCCCAACTTCTCAAACTGGTTATGGGACTCAACCACCTGCTCAATCTGCATATGGACCTGGATATGGAGCACCTCAAGCGCAAAAGCCTCCTGCTCAGTCACCCACTACTCCTGGAGGATATGGTCAACCACCAGCTGTGCATCCAGGCTATCCCCATTCTCAGCCTCCACCTTCTGGATATGCTCAGCCTGATTCTGGTGCACGTGCTCCACCATCCAGTTATGGTTCTACAGCGGCTCAGGCAGGCTATGGTCCCCCATCTTATGGTGCACCGCCATCTGGTCAGCCAGGTTATGGGCAGGTGCCACCCTACAATACATCTTATGGTGCTGCAGGATACACACAGCCTCCTCCTGCATATTCTGCTGAAGGAGCGAATGGAAACACTCGAGGTGCATATGATGGTGCTGGTGCTGGTGCTGGTGCTCCTGCTTCACAGACTGCTCAGCAAAGTGGAGTCGCCAAAACTTCCCCACAGAGTTGA
- the LOC133738002 gene encoding uncharacterized protein LOC133738002 — MVVHAAASIGENYRRNNPCRFKGPASTSQVIRWLPPPAGFAKLNFDGSVVNNKKAAAGFVIRDHDGSPLFAGVRAIGHASVPIAEGSAVRDGLYHALLLNCRKIYVEGDSKLIIDSINKKCAPPWRLRTLVKDILSLASNFEAVSFSYVPREANFVADAVTNMGHRSSTPITWSKKLPFSALFAFNFDQFSSGCSRGFKL; from the coding sequence ATGGTGGTTCATGCTGCAGCATCCATTGGTGAGAATTACAGAAGGAATAACCCTTGCCGTTTCAAGGGTCCTGCCTCTACCTCTCAAGTTATTCGCTggcttcctcctcctgctgGCTTCGCCAAGCTCAATTTCGATGGTTCTGTTGTCAACAATAAGAAAGCAGCTGCTGGTTTTGTTATCAGGGATCATGATGGATCCCCCCTTTTTGCTGGTGTGAGAGCTATTGGTCATGCTTCTGTCCCCATTGCTGAAGGAAGTGCTGTTCGTGATGGTCTTTATCATGCCCTCCTCCTTAATTGTCGAAAGATTTATGTCGAAGGTGACTCCAAGTTAATTATAGACTCTATCAACAAAAAATGTGCTCCTCCTTGGCGTCTTCGTACTCTTGTGAAAGACATCTTGAGTCTGGCTAGCAATTTCGAAGCTGTTTCCTTCTCTTATGTTCCCAGGGAAGCCAATTTCGTTGCTGATGCTGTTACAAATATGGGTCATAGATCATCTACTCCTATCACTTGGTCCAAAAAGTTGCCGTTCTCTGCtttgtttgcttttaattttgatcagtTTAGTTCTGGTTGTAGTAGGGGCTTTAAGTTGTAA
- the LOC133739697 gene encoding NADH dehydrogenase [ubiquinone] iron-sulfur protein 7, mitochondrial: MALLTRVPRVPLQLGAQRALSLHTTTPSLYSSATSSPATYDRPPPPATSSPAGLSKAAEFVISKVDDLMNWARRGSIWPMTFGLACCAVEMMHTGAARYDLDRFGIIFRPSPRQSDCMIVAGTLTNKMAPALRKVYDQMPEPRWVISMGSCANGGGYYHYSYSVVRGCDRIVPVDIYVPGCPPTAEALLYGLLQLQKKINRRKDFLLWWTK, encoded by the exons ATGGCTCTGCTGACTCGAGTCCCGCGCGTGCCTCTCCAGCTCGGCGCCCAGCGTGCCCTCTCCCTCCACACCACCACCCCTTCTCTCTACTCCTCCGCCACCTCCTCTCCGGCCACCTATGACCGCCCTCCTCCGCCGGCCACGTCGTCGCCGGCCGGCCTCTCCAAGGCGGCGGAGTTCGTGATCTCCAAGGTCGACGATCTGATGAACTGGGCCCGGCGCGGCTCCATCTGGCCCATGACCTTCGGCCTCGCCTGCTGCGCCGTCGAGATGATGCACACCGGAGCTGCGCGCTACGATTTGGACCGCTTCGGAATCATTTTCCGGCCCAGCCCACGCCAGTCCGATTGCATGATCGTCGCTGGTACTCTCACCAATAAGATGGCCCCCGCTCTCCGCAA GGTTTATGACCAAATGCCTGAGCCTAGATGGGTCATCTCTATGGGTAGCTGTGCAAATGGGGGTGGTTACTACCATTACTCGTATTCCGTTGTTAGGGGTTGTGACAGGATTGTCCCTGTTGATATCTATGTTCCAGGCTGTCCTCCCACTGCTGAGGCCTTACTCTATGGCCTTCTCCAGTTGCAGAAGAAGATCAACCGGCGCAAAGATTTCCTCCTTTGGTGGACCAAGTGA